The following proteins come from a genomic window of Gimesia chilikensis:
- the pstA gene encoding phosphate ABC transporter permease PstA translates to MSTKLDIYTKRRRGRIINGMFTVACFLATISCVLVLLVLIWNIILQGKSWLSWDFIESLPSRFPEKAGIKTALWGSIWLICLTALFSVPLGVGAAVYLEEYAPRSRWRKLIQLNIANLAGVPSIVYGILGLGLFVRALAFERSVLSGALTLTLVVLPIIILASQEALRAVPDSIRRSAYALGATRWQTVWYQVLPASLPGIMTGVILSLSRALGEAAPLLVVGAMAYVPFVPEKLSDEFTALPIQIFNWTSRPQEEFHHLAAAGILVLLVVLVSMNAVAVFVRHKYGKKIRW, encoded by the coding sequence ATGAGCACGAAACTCGATATTTATACAAAGAGACGCCGTGGGCGTATCATTAACGGGATGTTCACTGTGGCCTGTTTTCTGGCCACGATTTCCTGTGTGCTGGTGCTGTTGGTTTTGATCTGGAATATCATTCTGCAGGGCAAAAGCTGGTTGAGCTGGGACTTTATCGAGTCCCTGCCTTCACGGTTCCCTGAAAAAGCCGGTATCAAGACAGCGCTGTGGGGCAGCATCTGGCTGATCTGTCTGACGGCTCTGTTTTCAGTACCGCTGGGAGTAGGGGCTGCCGTTTATCTGGAAGAGTATGCTCCACGCAGTCGCTGGCGGAAATTGATTCAGTTGAATATTGCGAATCTGGCCGGTGTGCCTTCCATTGTTTACGGAATTCTGGGGTTGGGACTGTTCGTCCGGGCGTTGGCTTTTGAACGGAGCGTGCTGTCCGGCGCATTGACACTGACTCTGGTTGTATTACCGATTATTATTCTGGCATCCCAGGAAGCGCTGCGGGCGGTACCGGATTCGATCCGACGTTCGGCTTATGCTCTGGGGGCGACCCGCTGGCAGACGGTGTGGTACCAGGTGCTGCCGGCTTCCCTGCCGGGGATTATGACAGGAGTGATTCTGTCCCTCTCACGGGCACTCGGAGAAGCGGCACCCCTGCTGGTTGTCGGGGCAATGGCTTATGTTCCCTTTGTACCGGAAAAATTATCGGATGAGTTTACGGCTCTGCCGATTCAGATTTTCAACTGGACCTCGCGGCCGCAGGAAGAGTTTCATCATCTGGCGGCAGCCGGGATTTTAGTACTGCTGGTCGTACTGGTCAGCATGAATGCAGTAGCGGTGTTCGTGCGGCATAAATACGGAAAAAAGATTCGCTGGTAA
- the queG gene encoding tRNA epoxyqueuosine(34) reductase QueG, translated as MGKGAETTGNSLSQQSELIKRLAREVGFDLAGIAPAVTPTGYHSFLDWLNQGYAGEMSYLERRKEAYEHPRYVMSSVRSVLMLTLNYQTETPPEVTGTEARVSRYAWGTTDYHKVIRKKLKQLSRLIREQYPDCETRGVVDTAPLLERDFAQLAGLGWIGKNTLLLNKREGSWFFLAGLLLSDELEYDEPQQTSHCGTCTRCLEACPTDAFVEAGTLDARKCISYLTIELRDQPIPAELRTGMQDWMFGCDVCQEVCPWNRKAPISGEPAFQPVETFTPVDACELLTLDEAAFQERFQSTPMSRARRAGLLRNAAIVLGNRGDQSAVPALLGVLNDDEPLIRGAAAWALGRLGAPTTVETLQARLEIEIETDVIEELKQTLSRLVS; from the coding sequence ATGGGTAAGGGTGCCGAAACCACAGGAAATTCGCTGAGTCAGCAGAGTGAGCTGATCAAGCGACTGGCGCGCGAGGTCGGCTTTGATCTGGCTGGAATTGCGCCAGCGGTCACGCCCACTGGTTATCACAGCTTTCTGGACTGGCTGAACCAGGGATACGCGGGAGAGATGAGCTATCTCGAACGTCGTAAAGAGGCTTATGAACATCCACGCTATGTGATGAGTTCCGTGCGGAGTGTGCTGATGCTGACGTTGAATTATCAGACGGAAACGCCGCCCGAGGTGACGGGAACTGAGGCGCGGGTTTCGCGTTATGCCTGGGGGACGACCGACTATCACAAGGTGATTCGCAAGAAACTAAAGCAGCTGTCGCGCTTGATTCGCGAGCAGTATCCCGATTGTGAAACACGAGGCGTTGTCGATACTGCGCCGCTGCTGGAGCGGGACTTCGCTCAGTTGGCAGGACTGGGCTGGATTGGAAAGAACACGCTGCTGCTCAACAAACGGGAGGGAAGCTGGTTTTTTCTAGCGGGGTTGCTGCTGAGTGATGAGCTGGAATATGACGAACCGCAACAAACAAGCCATTGTGGCACCTGTACACGGTGCCTGGAGGCCTGTCCGACCGATGCGTTCGTAGAAGCAGGGACGCTGGATGCGCGGAAGTGTATTTCGTATCTGACGATCGAGCTGCGAGATCAGCCGATCCCTGCAGAATTACGAACGGGAATGCAGGACTGGATGTTTGGCTGCGATGTGTGCCAGGAAGTCTGTCCCTGGAATCGGAAGGCACCGATCAGCGGAGAGCCAGCATTTCAGCCGGTCGAAACGTTTACTCCCGTCGATGCCTGCGAACTGCTGACACTGGACGAAGCTGCATTTCAGGAGCGGTTCCAGAGTACGCCGATGTCGCGGGCCCGTCGGGCGGGGTTGCTCCGGAATGCAGCCATCGTACTGGGGAACCGGGGAGATCAGAGTGCAGTGCCGGCATTGTTGGGAGTACTCAATGATGATGAGCCGCTGATTCGAGGGGCCGCGGCCTGGGCGCTGGGGCGACTGGGAGCTCCGACCACTGTGGAGACGCTGCAGGCCCGCCTGGAAATTGAGATTGAAACAGATGTGATTGAGGAACTCAAGCAGACACTCAGCAGGCTGGTGAGTTGA
- a CDS encoding ExeA family protein, translating to MYQSYWNLQSGPFEEKMDAGYFYESHPHQAGLLKLQYLVENRKGAGLLVGNPGSGKSYLCHVLKSQLAERHQPFVQLVFPQLSPVELISYLAVELGAEEAGIEPGVTGKDRIIRALHRQLQLLCDQGAQPVIVIDEAHLIADQRIFETLHQLLNFQQTSDVDFTLLLVGDRLLLSHLQRSAQLDDRISVRCLLRPFSAEETQRYVEHRLQVAGRTEPVFEASAFQTLFELTQGNPRKINRLCDLGLLVGYADELPLITSDVLEAVSEELVTSIPD from the coding sequence ATGTATCAGAGTTACTGGAATCTGCAGAGCGGCCCTTTCGAAGAAAAGATGGACGCTGGGTATTTTTATGAGAGCCACCCGCATCAGGCCGGACTGCTGAAGTTGCAATACCTGGTGGAGAACCGCAAGGGAGCCGGCCTGCTGGTCGGAAACCCGGGCAGCGGGAAATCCTACCTGTGCCACGTGCTGAAAAGTCAGCTTGCAGAGCGGCATCAGCCGTTCGTACAACTGGTCTTTCCCCAGCTTTCACCTGTCGAGTTGATTTCATATCTCGCGGTTGAGTTAGGGGCGGAAGAGGCGGGCATCGAGCCGGGAGTGACCGGTAAGGATCGCATCATCCGCGCCCTGCATCGGCAGTTACAGTTGCTTTGTGATCAGGGGGCACAGCCTGTGATCGTGATTGATGAAGCACATCTGATTGCAGATCAGCGAATTTTCGAGACGCTGCATCAGTTGCTCAATTTTCAGCAGACCTCCGATGTCGACTTCACGCTGTTGCTGGTAGGAGACCGGTTGTTGCTGAGTCACCTGCAACGTTCCGCTCAGCTGGATGACCGCATTTCGGTCCGTTGTCTGCTCAGACCGTTTTCTGCGGAAGAGACACAACGGTACGTTGAGCATCGACTGCAGGTCGCCGGTCGGACCGAACCGGTGTTCGAAGCATCTGCATTCCAGACGTTGTTCGAACTGACGCAGGGGAATCCGCGGAAGATCAATCGTTTGTGTGATCTGGGGCTGCTGGTCGGTTATGCCGACGAACTGCCGCTGATTACGTCAGACGTTCTGGAAGCGGTTTCAGAAGAACTCGTAACCTCCATTCCAGACTGA
- the pstB gene encoding phosphate ABC transporter ATP-binding protein PstB has product MASTPSVKNNMQSPDKAASTHSQGPVVRPSIPEGKSMRTADELAQATEKISVRDLSFYYSDNRALTDISLSIPERCVTAFIGPSGCGKSTFLRCLNRMNDMIEGTRVEGEILLEGQDIYSSRTDIVTLRKRIGMVFQKSTPFPKSIFDNVSFGPKIAGIRKKKDLYEIVERSLQRSALWEEVKDRLSDSALNLSGGQQQRLCIARALANDPDILLMDEPASALDPASTARIEDLIFELKEQYTIVIVTHNMQQAARVSDQAAFFYQGLLIESGATEELFTNPKKQQTEDYITGRFG; this is encoded by the coding sequence ATGGCTTCAACACCCTCGGTTAAAAATAATATGCAATCACCTGATAAAGCAGCCTCCACTCATTCACAGGGTCCTGTCGTGCGGCCTTCGATTCCTGAAGGTAAAAGCATGCGGACTGCCGATGAGTTGGCGCAGGCTACCGAAAAGATCAGCGTGCGTGACCTGTCGTTTTATTATTCGGATAACCGCGCTTTAACTGATATTTCACTTTCGATTCCTGAGCGGTGCGTGACTGCATTCATTGGCCCCTCAGGCTGTGGAAAGTCGACGTTTCTCCGGTGTCTGAACCGGATGAATGATATGATCGAAGGCACCCGGGTCGAAGGCGAGATCCTGCTGGAAGGTCAGGATATTTATTCCAGCCGCACAGACATCGTGACCTTGCGGAAGCGGATCGGGATGGTATTCCAGAAGTCGACTCCGTTTCCGAAATCGATTTTCGATAACGTGTCGTTCGGTCCCAAGATCGCAGGTATTCGTAAAAAGAAAGATCTGTACGAGATCGTCGAGCGTTCTCTGCAGCGGTCGGCCTTGTGGGAAGAAGTCAAAGATCGCCTGAGCGATTCTGCATTGAACCTGTCGGGTGGTCAGCAGCAGCGGTTATGTATTGCCCGTGCTCTGGCCAACGATCCAGATATTCTGTTGATGGATGAACCGGCGTCGGCACTCGATCCGGCTTCAACGGCACGTATCGAAGACCTGATCTTCGAACTCAAAGAACAGTACACGATTGTGATCGTTACGCATAACATGCAGCAGGCGGCTCGTGTGTCCGACCAGGCTGCCTTTTTCTATCAGGGGCTGCTGATCGAATCCGGAGCGACGGAAGAGCTCTTCACGAATCCCAAGAAACAGCAGACCGAAGACTACATTACCGGCAGATTTGGATAA
- the pstC gene encoding phosphate ABC transporter permease subunit PstC, with amino-acid sequence MWNRLRPVYEGLVHFSLFICASISVLVTVGIVIILLYESVKFFYDVPVLEFLTGTEWTPLLKPQHFGILPLLCGTMLVAGGSALVAVPIGLGTAIYLSEYASPRFRDIVKPILEILAGIPSVVYGFMAIVFVSPIIRQIFPSAGVFNAASACVVVGIMILPMIISLSEDILQSVPISLRAAASALGANKFEVTVRVVLPAAMSGIIASFLLAISRAIGETMAVTLAAGATPKLTLNPLESIQTMTAYIVQVSLGDTPAGTIEYRTIFAVGLALFVTTMTMNVIAQYILSRVGERYE; translated from the coding sequence CTGTGGAACCGTCTGCGTCCTGTGTATGAGGGCCTGGTACACTTCTCGCTGTTTATCTGCGCCAGCATTTCAGTGCTGGTGACCGTAGGCATTGTGATCATTCTGCTGTACGAATCGGTTAAGTTCTTCTACGATGTGCCTGTGCTGGAGTTTCTGACGGGGACTGAATGGACGCCGTTGCTTAAGCCACAGCACTTCGGGATTCTGCCTCTGCTCTGTGGGACGATGCTGGTCGCCGGCGGTTCCGCGCTTGTGGCGGTTCCGATTGGTCTGGGGACGGCAATTTACCTGAGTGAGTATGCGTCTCCCCGCTTCCGCGACATCGTGAAACCAATCCTGGAAATCCTGGCCGGTATCCCATCGGTCGTTTATGGATTTATGGCAATTGTGTTTGTGTCTCCGATCATCCGCCAGATTTTTCCCAGTGCCGGCGTATTCAATGCTGCCAGTGCCTGTGTCGTGGTGGGGATCATGATCCTGCCGATGATCATTTCTCTGAGTGAAGATATTCTGCAGTCGGTCCCGATTTCATTGCGGGCAGCAGCTTCTGCACTGGGAGCAAACAAATTTGAAGTGACCGTACGGGTGGTCCTGCCGGCTGCGATGTCGGGGATTATTGCCAGTTTCCTGCTGGCCATCTCCCGTGCAATCGGTGAAACAATGGCGGTGACTCTGGCAGCAGGGGCGACACCCAAGCTGACCCTGAATCCCCTGGAAAGTATTCAGACCATGACCGCTTACATTGTGCAAGTGAGTCTGGGAGATACACCTGCAGGCACGATTGAGTACCGTACAATTTTTGCAGTCGGCCTTGCCTTGTTTGTCACAACAATGACGATGAACGTGATTGCTCAATATATTCTCTCCCGAGTAGGAGAACGCTACGAATGA
- the tuf gene encoding elongation factor Tu: protein MVHKVHVNVGTIGHIDHGKTTLTAAILKVQAQRGLARVKSYQEIARGGIERDKNKTVTILASHVKYETDKRTYAHIDCPGHADYIKNMISGAAQMDGAVLLVSAADGPMPQTREHILLARQVGVPYLVVFLNKCDLVDDPELIELVELELREMLTHYGFTGDEVPFIYGSAKLADARPDDPDASRCIHELLETLDTYVPDPQRLTDRPFLMSVENVFSIMGRGSVVTGKIEQGQIRPGDAVEIVGLCEDTRTDVVTSVESFNALVDTGYAGDNVGCLLRKTNYSEVSRGQVLAAVGTVTPYRNFEAEVYVLKKEEGGRHTPFFDGYTPQFFFRTTNVTGTARVEGQADLAMPGDGVTLNVMLNQPIALAEGDRFAIREGSKTVGSGVVTRVIA from the coding sequence ATGGTTCATAAAGTTCATGTGAATGTGGGAACGATCGGTCATATCGATCATGGAAAGACAACGCTGACGGCTGCGATTTTGAAGGTGCAGGCACAGCGTGGTCTGGCGCGCGTCAAGTCGTACCAGGAGATCGCCCGCGGCGGTATCGAACGCGATAAAAACAAGACTGTGACGATCCTGGCGTCGCATGTGAAGTACGAAACGGACAAGCGGACGTACGCGCACATCGACTGTCCGGGACACGCGGATTACATCAAGAACATGATTTCCGGTGCAGCTCAGATGGATGGTGCGGTGCTGCTGGTCTCTGCCGCCGACGGTCCGATGCCCCAGACACGCGAGCACATTCTGCTGGCGCGGCAGGTGGGTGTTCCGTACCTGGTCGTGTTTCTTAACAAGTGTGATCTGGTGGATGATCCGGAGCTGATCGAACTGGTAGAGCTGGAGCTGCGGGAAATGCTGACGCATTATGGCTTTACTGGAGATGAAGTTCCCTTTATCTACGGTTCCGCGAAACTGGCCGATGCACGTCCGGATGATCCGGACGCCTCCCGGTGTATCCACGAACTGCTGGAGACGCTCGACACCTACGTGCCGGATCCGCAGAGGCTGACTGACAGGCCGTTTCTGATGTCGGTCGAAAACGTGTTCAGCATCATGGGCCGCGGGTCTGTGGTGACGGGTAAGATTGAACAGGGACAAATCCGTCCCGGCGATGCGGTCGAGATTGTCGGTCTGTGTGAAGATACGCGCACTGATGTTGTGACTTCGGTGGAGTCGTTCAACGCACTGGTCGACACGGGCTATGCCGGCGACAACGTGGGTTGCCTGTTGAGAAAGACGAACTACTCAGAAGTTTCGCGGGGTCAGGTGCTGGCAGCAGTTGGCACCGTGACGCCGTATCGAAACTTCGAGGCGGAAGTTTATGTTTTGAAAAAGGAAGAAGGGGGACGGCATACGCCTTTTTTTGATGGCTATACGCCCCAGTTTTTCTTTCGTACGACGAACGTCACGGGAACCGCACGGGTGGAAGGCCAGGCAGATCTGGCCATGCCCGGTGATGGTGTGACACTGAACGTGATGCTCAACCAGCCGATCGCGCTGGCTGAGGGGGACCGGTTTGCGATACGCGAAGGCAGCAAAACGGTCGGTTCGGGAGTGGTCACACGCGTGATTGCCTGA
- a CDS encoding PstS family phosphate ABC transporter substrate-binding protein, translating to MITTNKGKVWGLLCLAIGVSLIGVGCNGNSDGPAAKQAGSEPGAEAPAEGGEKLEGSVKIDGSSTVYPVSEAVAEEFRAVQPKIRVTVGVSGTGGGMKKFIAGEVDICDASRAMKEKEANACKEQGIEFIELSVAFDGLAVIVNPKNDWCDCLTVGQLKELWRPESGVKQWKDLDPKWPAKDIKLYGPGTDSGTFDYFTEAIVGESKASRADYTASEDDNVLVTGVSEDADALGYFGYAYYDENKDKLKLLAVDGGKGCVKPSLETVRNNTYEPLSRPLFIYVRKSALERPEVVAFVKFYMENAAALSKDVGYVPVSEEVQKKNMETFNGALSK from the coding sequence ATGATCACGACAAACAAGGGGAAAGTATGGGGGCTGCTGTGTCTGGCCATTGGCGTTTCCCTGATTGGCGTTGGATGCAACGGGAACAGCGACGGCCCGGCAGCCAAGCAGGCTGGATCTGAGCCGGGAGCCGAAGCACCTGCTGAGGGTGGCGAGAAGCTGGAAGGCAGTGTGAAAATTGATGGCTCCAGCACCGTGTATCCCGTGAGTGAAGCGGTTGCCGAAGAGTTTCGTGCAGTGCAGCCTAAGATTCGTGTGACAGTTGGTGTCTCCGGTACCGGTGGTGGAATGAAGAAATTCATCGCTGGCGAAGTTGATATCTGCGATGCATCTCGGGCGATGAAAGAAAAAGAAGCCAACGCCTGTAAAGAACAGGGAATCGAGTTCATCGAACTGTCAGTTGCGTTTGACGGTCTGGCTGTGATCGTGAACCCTAAGAACGACTGGTGCGACTGCCTGACCGTCGGTCAGCTCAAAGAACTGTGGCGTCCGGAAAGTGGCGTTAAGCAGTGGAAAGACCTGGATCCCAAGTGGCCTGCCAAAGACATCAAGCTGTACGGTCCGGGAACTGACTCGGGTACTTTCGATTACTTCACCGAAGCAATCGTTGGTGAATCCAAGGCCAGCCGGGCTGACTACACTGCCAGTGAAGACGATAACGTGCTGGTGACCGGTGTCTCCGAAGACGCAGATGCCCTGGGTTACTTCGGCTATGCATACTACGACGAAAACAAAGACAAACTGAAGCTGCTGGCTGTTGATGGCGGCAAAGGTTGTGTCAAACCTTCTCTGGAAACCGTGCGGAACAACACTTATGAGCCACTGTCCCGCCCGCTGTTCATCTATGTGCGGAAGTCTGCTCTGGAGCGACCTGAAGTAGTTGCCTTCGTCAAATTCTACATGGAAAACGCTGCAGCTCTGTCGAAAGACGTGGGATATGTGCCCGTCTCCGAAGAAGTTCAGAAGAAGAACATGGAAACCTTTAATGGAGCTTTGTCGAAGTGA
- the dapB gene encoding 4-hydroxy-tetrahydrodipicolinate reductase, with translation MGDQPLVGVNGASGRMGQRVAVLVYQDPDLKLGAALESESSPALGKDVGEVAGIGPVGLNITSELTDRVDVIIDFSLPAGLVKIAGVCAERQIPLVAATTGLTPEQRNEVLTASQTTPLILAPNMSVAVNLMMKLVREAAHSLKNTPSGVDVEIIERHHRFKEDAPSGTALHFGEIIADEMGQTEHVHGREGRPGPRPVCEIGYHALRTGDNVGEHTIVFGMMGETIDLTVRGHTRDSYVYGALMAAKYLTTQKAGLYTMADVLGLN, from the coding sequence ATGGGCGATCAACCTCTTGTCGGAGTCAATGGTGCCAGCGGTCGGATGGGACAGCGGGTGGCTGTGCTCGTATATCAGGATCCGGATCTGAAACTGGGGGCTGCCCTGGAATCGGAGTCTTCTCCTGCCCTGGGGAAAGACGTGGGTGAAGTTGCCGGCATCGGTCCTGTTGGCCTGAACATTACGTCTGAGTTGACCGACCGCGTGGATGTGATCATCGACTTCTCCCTGCCAGCCGGACTGGTGAAAATCGCCGGAGTCTGTGCTGAACGGCAGATTCCGCTGGTTGCTGCTACCACGGGATTGACGCCGGAACAGCGAAACGAAGTGCTGACGGCTTCACAGACCACTCCCCTGATTCTGGCCCCCAATATGAGTGTGGCTGTGAATCTGATGATGAAGCTGGTGCGGGAAGCCGCCCATTCGCTGAAGAATACTCCCAGTGGCGTGGACGTAGAAATCATTGAGCGGCATCACCGGTTTAAGGAAGATGCACCCAGTGGGACCGCATTGCACTTTGGTGAAATCATTGCCGACGAGATGGGGCAGACCGAACACGTTCACGGACGCGAAGGACGTCCGGGACCACGTCCGGTTTGTGAAATCGGCTATCACGCGTTGCGGACCGGCGACAATGTGGGTGAGCATACAATTGTCTTCGGCATGATGGGTGAGACGATTGACCTCACAGTCCGCGGCCATACCCGTGACAGTTATGTTTATGGCGCCCTGATGGCGGCCAAATATCTGACAACCCAGAAGGCGGGTCTGTATACAATGGCGGACGTGCTGGGCCTGAACTAA
- the pnpS gene encoding two-component system histidine kinase PnpS — protein MWSSRLFWKLFLVYAGLNIASAIVFVLIVSGRQKTQVEDQVQQRLHDSAVIMRSSMEGVFDRGFSEQLQIKVEKLGAETGTRITLIDMDGVVIADSDQSSLQLVRDMENHKNRVEVIKALATGSGTSERRSPTLSEPMKYYALLYRHDGEPKGVVRVSITMSKIQLEIASIEKLIWSIALLVSFTVMLITYWVVARMIRPLTILTNAAESIANGDYDQKLYFPQHDELGILAQSFNHMSKEMAERVRQLQASGDRLSTVLEGMVEGVIATNERQHVLFANESAGRLLFFSPEEAQGKPLFESVRNHQLQKAVTEVLKTLEPQRMEVELESTSDRILGVTTTPLPGTPCPGLVIVLFDMTELRRLESLRQEFVANVSHELKTPLSSIKAYTETLIRGAMDDPEISKTFLMRIEEQADRLHQLILDLISLASIESGNQVFDIISIELRPFVESCLVDQQTVAESKQIELIIEEQEPGLRVKADEEGLHQILGNLINNAIKYTPEQGTITIRWQRDEGNMVLLQVQDTGIGIEEKHLARLFERFFRVDKARSRELGGTGLGLSIVKHLVQSFNGTIGVTSKVGTGTTFSVRLPRG, from the coding sequence ATGTGGTCTTCGCGTCTGTTCTGGAAACTGTTCCTGGTTTATGCCGGTCTGAATATTGCTTCCGCGATTGTATTCGTGTTGATTGTTTCGGGACGCCAGAAAACCCAGGTGGAAGACCAGGTGCAGCAGCGTCTGCATGACTCAGCGGTGATCATGCGGAGCAGCATGGAGGGGGTCTTCGACAGAGGATTCTCTGAGCAGCTGCAGATCAAAGTTGAGAAGCTGGGGGCAGAAACCGGCACGCGGATTACGCTGATCGACATGGACGGGGTCGTGATTGCCGATTCGGATCAGAGTTCACTGCAGCTGGTCCGCGACATGGAAAACCACAAAAACCGGGTGGAAGTCATCAAAGCGCTGGCCACGGGTTCGGGGACTTCCGAACGGAGAAGTCCGACACTGAGTGAGCCCATGAAGTATTATGCGCTCTTGTACCGGCATGATGGCGAGCCTAAGGGGGTGGTGCGTGTTTCGATCACGATGTCCAAAATTCAGCTGGAGATCGCGTCGATTGAGAAGCTGATCTGGAGTATTGCGCTACTGGTCAGCTTTACCGTGATGTTGATTACCTATTGGGTGGTCGCTCGCATGATCCGTCCCCTGACGATTCTGACCAATGCAGCCGAGTCGATTGCCAATGGGGATTACGATCAGAAACTGTATTTCCCCCAGCATGATGAGCTGGGAATCCTGGCCCAGTCCTTTAATCATATGAGCAAGGAAATGGCCGAACGCGTGCGTCAGCTGCAGGCGAGCGGTGATCGTCTGAGTACCGTGCTGGAGGGTATGGTCGAGGGCGTAATCGCGACCAATGAACGACAGCATGTGCTGTTTGCCAACGAGTCGGCGGGGCGGTTGTTGTTTTTCTCGCCGGAAGAGGCACAGGGTAAGCCGCTGTTTGAATCGGTACGAAATCATCAGCTGCAAAAGGCGGTGACAGAGGTGTTAAAAACCCTGGAACCCCAGCGGATGGAAGTCGAACTCGAGAGTACCAGCGATCGGATTCTGGGGGTGACCACGACTCCGCTGCCCGGCACTCCCTGTCCGGGTCTGGTGATCGTGTTGTTTGATATGACCGAGTTACGGCGGTTGGAATCATTGCGTCAGGAGTTTGTTGCGAATGTCTCACATGAATTGAAGACGCCTTTGAGTTCCATCAAGGCGTATACGGAGACCCTGATCCGTGGCGCGATGGATGATCCGGAGATCAGCAAAACCTTTCTGATGCGGATCGAAGAACAGGCAGACCGTCTGCACCAGCTGATTCTCGACTTGATCAGCCTGGCGAGTATCGAATCAGGAAATCAGGTCTTCGATATTATCAGTATCGAGCTGCGTCCGTTTGTTGAGTCCTGCCTGGTAGATCAACAGACTGTGGCGGAGTCAAAGCAGATTGAACTGATTATCGAAGAGCAGGAGCCCGGTTTGCGGGTCAAAGCTGACGAAGAAGGCTTGCACCAGATCCTGGGGAACCTGATCAACAACGCGATCAAGTACACGCCGGAGCAGGGAACGATTACGATTCGCTGGCAGCGTGATGAAGGTAACATGGTGTTACTGCAGGTGCAGGATACCGGGATCGGGATTGAGGAGAAGCATCTGGCCCGTCTATTCGAGCGGTTCTTCCGGGTCGACAAAGCGCGTTCGCGTGAGCTGGGTGGAACCGGGCTGGGGCTCTCCATTGTGAAGCATCTTGTACAATCGTTTAATGGTACGATTGGTGTGACCAGTAAGGTCGGGACAGGAACGACGTTTTCTGTCCGTCTCCCCCGTGGCTGA